The following proteins are co-located in the Xiphophorus maculatus strain JP 163 A chromosome 24, X_maculatus-5.0-male, whole genome shotgun sequence genome:
- the LOC102230567 gene encoding runt-related transcription factor 1-like, with protein sequence MVFLWDAKYDPAPGRRYTPPSTSLASGGKMAEALPLGAQEAGGGATVMGKFRIADHSMAEVISDHPGELVKTDSPNFLCSVLPTHWRCNKTLPIAFKLVTLGDIPDGTLVTVMAGNDENYSAELRNATAVIKNQVARFNDLRFVGRSGRGKSFTLTITVFTNPPQVATYQRAIKITVDGPREPRRHRQKLDEVKPGSLAFSERLTELEQLRRSSIRVTPPHNHHHHQQSANSHQSAVLTSATFSSPPHSGLTADSRQIQSSPSWSYDQSYPYLGQITTPTVHTTAPLSPGRSSLGDLSSRLTGPDLTAFGDPRMALERPFSSLPSLPDSRFSNPRVHYPPTGAAFTYTPTHNPVSNGAISITMATAMATTQTGRYHTYLPPPYPANTPHQAQNGPFQSTSSPYHLYYSATTGSYQFSMMAGGGGGSDSHSPPRILPPCTTASTGSSLLHPSLPNQNEGVGVEVESSHSSSPTNMVAAEAVWRPY encoded by the exons ATGGTGTTTCTGTGGGATGCAAAATACG ATCCAGCCCCTGGTAGGCGATACACTCCCCCCTCCACTTCCCTTGCCTCGGGGGGGAAAATGGCTGAGGCTTTGCCTCTAGGAGCCCAGGAGGCTGGTGGAGGGGCCACCGTGATGGGCAAGTTCCGCATAGCGGACCACAGCATGGCTGAA GTGATTTCTGATCATCCAGGAGAGCTGGTAAAAACTGACAGCCCAAATTTCCTCTGTTCTGTCCTGCCCACTCACTGGAGGTGTAACAAGACTCTTCCCATTGCTTTTAAG TTAGTGACCCTGGGTGATATTCCTGATGGTACTTTGGTAACTGTGATGGCTGGAAACGATGAGAACTATTCAGCAGAGCTTCGCAATGCCACCGCGGTCATCAAGAATCAAGTGGCCCGATTCAATGACCTGCGATTTGTCGGCCGCAGCGGGAGAG GAAAAAGTTTCACTCTCACGATCACGGTGTTCACCAACCCTCCCCAAGTGGCTACATATCAAAGAGCTATCAAAATCACAGTGGATGGTCCCAGAGAGCCACGAC GTCATCGTCAGAAGCTGGACGAGGTCAAACCTGGCTCATTGGCTTTCTCTGAGAGGCTTACAGAGCTGGAACAGCTGAGAAGGAGCTCTATCAGAGTAACACCTCctcataatcatcatcatcatcagcaatCTGCAAATAGCCACCAATCTGCAGTCCTCACTTCAGCAACATTTTCTAGCCCTCCACACTCTGGACTAACAGCTG ATTCCAGACAGATACAGTCTTCTCCATCCTGGTCCTATGATCAGTCTTATCCCTACCTTGGCCAGATAACTACTCCCACTGTTCACACAACTGCTCCACTTTCACCTGGTCGCTCTTCTCTTGGTGACCTGTCCTCAAGACTCACAG GTCCTGACCTTACAGCCTTTGGTGACCCCAGGATGGCTTTGGAGCGGCCTTTTAGCTCCCTTCCCTCCCTGCCCGACTCTCGTTTCTCTAACCCTCGGGTGCACTATCCTCCTACAGGAGCTGCATTCACATACACGCCAACCCATAATCCAGTCTCTAATGGTGCCATCAGCATCACTATGGCGACAGCCATGGCAACCACCCAAACAGGACGGTACCATACATATTTGCCTCCACCGTATCCTGCAAACACCCCTCACCAAGCTCAGAATGGGCCGTTCCAGTCTACTTCATCTCCATACCACCTGTACTACTCAGCCACCACCGGCTCATACCAGTTCTCTATGATGGCTGGGGGAGGAGGCGGCAGTGACTCACATTCTCCACCTCGTATCCTCCCCCCTTGTACCACTGCATCCACAGGTTCTTCTCTTCTACACCCTTCTTTGCCTAATCAGAATGAGGGAGTGGGTGTGGAGGTGGAATCCAGCCACAGTAGCTCACCAACAAACATGGTTGCTGCTGAAGCTGTATGGAGACCATATTGA
- the donson gene encoding protein downstream neighbor of Son, protein MAQQDDSWSSCKRPAEVVRLRRKRARSVAESPGPSGSSPASGLSSATPSLHSQSTSRGKRRNPFLTWDNTVSRPKKVLVEDCENVCTFIKLMSAEKTSGDRRSGPPGDSSAEKSLSEDNPLLETEEQHTDNLLFKNPLTITPVSIAPVSCAEYPADWSLKTRVIFTSPASLSWTGQLKAQEEALGLSNSCRAKFTILPHNLQEPRSWSDVRSAFQQSLVYWQHPSLPWLSLFPRINAEKNFSGKNMPWTQDEAVHESLVKEWSVSLSSLYSLLKVGLCPYFYVCSYQFTVLFKAAGLAGSDCITALISPTTRGLREAMKAEGVEFSLPLLKERRRISEQHKSIQKGEEETENENKDFLQVDEDYQNWDEEDDGYSQGEDDSLSWLKEIGIQDKLRQPECINIQLQKEAPTLSLDHKPESAVCVEGSNSFNLINFLINWKSVVAAAGSQTGLPPTLLAPTAFRGATMNVLKGRSVNVKNLVDCTYQNISSLELTGPILPSSLHAITTLLQTAQKGNFSAALYTHTPTAVMNIETYRKRCGKAVGDLTHCGLPPASINHLQQPSTLGKATLTHITMNNYNYTWKIG, encoded by the exons atgGCTCAGCAGGACGACTCCTGGTCCAGCTGTAAGCGGCCTGCTGAGGTCGTTCGGCTGAGGAGAAAAAGAGCCCGTAGTGTCGCTGAGAGTCCCGGACCGAGCGGCTCTTCTCCGGCTTCTGGCCTCTCCTCAGCAACTCCCAGCCTCCACAGCCAGTCCACAAGCAGAGGGAAACGCAGGAATCCTTTTTTGACTTGGGATAACACTGTCAGTCGTCCGAAGAAAGTTTTAGTCGAAGATTGTGAAAATGTGTGTACTTTTATAAAACTAATGTCCGCTGAGAAGACATCAGGGGACCGCAGAAGTGGTCCACCAGGAGACAGCTCTGCGGAG AAGTCTCTGTCTGAAGACAACCCTCTGTTGGAAACAGAGGAGCAACATACTGACAATCTGCTGTTCAAG AACCCACTGACCATTACACCGGTCTCCATAGCTCCTGTTAGCTGTGCAGAGTATCCAGCTGACTGGAGCTTGAAAACTCGGGTCATCTTCACCTCTCCAGCCTCCTTGTCGTGGACAGGGCAACTGAAAGCTCAGGAAGAAGCTCTGGGGCTCAGCAACAGCTGCAGAGCTAAGTTTACTATACTCCCGCACAATCTGCAG GAGCCCAGGTCCTGGTCCGACGTCCGGTCTGCCTTCCAGCAGAGCTTGGTGTACTGGCAGCACCCTTCTCTGCCCTGGCTCTCTTTGTTCCCCAGGATCAATGCTGAAAAGAACTTCTCTGGGAAGAACATGCCCTGGACTCAGGATGAAGCAGTACACGAGAGTCTTGTGAAGGAATG GTCTGTCAGTTTGTCATCTCTCTACAGCCTTTTAAAGGTGGGGCTGTGCCCATACTTCTATGTCTGCTCCTATCAG TTCACAGTGTTGTTCAAGGCAGCAGGCCTTGCAGGGTCAGACTGCATAACTGCCTTAATTTCTCCTACGACTCGAGGTCTCAGAGAAGCAATGAAGGCTGAAG GTGTGGAGTTCAGTCTTCCCCTGCTGAAGGAAAGGAGGCGGATTAGTGAGCAACATAAAAGTATTCAAAAGGGAGAAGAGGAAACGGAAAACGAGAACAAAGATTT cTTGCAGGTGGATGAGGACTATCAGAATTGGGATGAAGAAGATGATGGATACAGCCAAGGTGAAGATGACAGCTTGTCTTGGCTAAAGGAGATAGGAATCCAGGACAAACTCAGGCAGCCTGAATGCATTAACATACAGCT ACAAAAAGAAGCTCCGACTCTGTCTCTAGACCATAAACCTGAGTCGGCTGTATGTGTGGAGGGATCCAACTCTTTCAATCTCATCAACTTCCTAATCAACTGGAAAAGTGTGGTGGCTGCAGCTGGTTCTCAGACCGGTCTGCCACCAACCTTGCTGGCCCCCACTGCCTTCAGAGGGGCTACCATGAATGTGCTGAAG GGCCGCAGCGTTAATGTCAAGAACTTGGTCGATTGTACCTACCAGAACATTAGCAGTCTGGAGCTCACAg GACCCATCCTTCCTTCATCTCTTCATGCCATCACAACTCTTCTTCAGACTGCACAAAAAGGCAACTTCTCTGCTGCTCTTTATACTCATACACCCACTGCTGTCATGAACATAGAAACCTACAGGAAACGG TGTGGCAAGGCAGTGGGAGACCTGACTCACTGTGGTCTTCCTCCTGCTTCAATTAATCATCTCCAGCAGCCATCCACTCTTGGGAAAGCTACCCTGACACACATTACAATGAATAACTACAACTACACCTGGAAGATTGGATAA